A part of Laspinema palackyanum D2c genomic DNA contains:
- a CDS encoding MFS transporter translates to MELKEQRFAAKGRLATALLQWLNLRPEEGERTWLMFAFYTVTSVGMLWLEASTVGLFLNEYGAESLPWIYVAGAGLGSFLGIMYSWMQRFLPLRQVIVSVAILMAIPLLFFRVALNIAIAAAVTIFLMRLWLEAIFALNDLNTSIAANQLFNIREIKRTYPLISSGILLADVISGFSLPALLRVVGLNNVLVASCVMMLLGAFLLFYLSRTYKQAFPDAPRTSTLENEPDFTNRRLGGPLKGYVIPLFGFFILAEALHLVVDFLFLSELEQQNPAGQDLAIGIASFLGVFNGILGLFELVMQWFASSRIVERFGVFAAATLLPAAVVLLSAFSLTPILPFFWGLVSLKFIEELLKYTLIEGTGPVFFQPLPDSIRSNIQSMVNGIAEPLAVGVTGVAILAAIWVCRMIFPEATPQEILGYQGTVFLVSVVLMGLGWFFIVWILRSRYLGLLVSSAERGRLGVSDVDMRALKRTVVETLEQKGNEDDKRSCIELLTQIDPEHVGEALAPLLPNLPPNLQRQSLEVMLNHPNPTYTPHLRTLLNQSVTPEVLALALRYIWLTEPELDIEQLRPYLRADVDPVVRGTAASSIMRRGNREQKAEATNALRHMLTHKQERERVMGCRALGEADYLQGLRLFIPNLLQDESLRVRCALLEVIASTHLEEYYPSLLRGLYYKSTRESAMRALVRLENEILDRLVALAEDIHKPDLVRMHAWTAIGQIGTLESLNVLVNHLVTSWGTTRRNILRILLKIPKEGGIEGVLDRIGRSGVEMLIDQELMLMGQIYQALIGLNPEETGGREANLLRRALRDVISDSVDRLFLLMKFLYPLGSIQAAAFNLKSGVRTNMARGLEILDNTLDIPSKRILLSILDRRADEEKLQSLAELIAIESLSPSDRLRRLVDLRHFISEWPLACCFHLARASRWSLTGEQTLACLNHPKSFVREAVLAYLKVASPRALVELLPRMKNDRDRLVASQVEEMMAELGIADSPSAASSTAGGPQGFPNYPGIPGLEAT, encoded by the coding sequence ATGGAACTAAAAGAACAGCGGTTTGCCGCTAAGGGTAGGTTAGCAACCGCATTGCTACAGTGGTTAAATCTCCGTCCCGAGGAAGGAGAGCGCACCTGGCTGATGTTTGCATTCTATACCGTCACCTCAGTCGGGATGTTGTGGTTAGAAGCAAGTACGGTGGGTCTGTTCTTGAACGAATATGGGGCGGAATCTTTGCCCTGGATTTATGTCGCCGGGGCGGGTTTAGGGTCCTTCCTAGGAATCATGTACTCCTGGATGCAACGGTTCCTCCCCCTGCGCCAGGTGATTGTATCCGTGGCGATCCTGATGGCGATCCCCTTACTCTTTTTTCGGGTTGCCTTAAATATTGCGATCGCCGCTGCCGTCACAATTTTCCTGATGCGCCTGTGGTTGGAAGCCATTTTTGCCCTGAATGACCTCAACACCTCCATCGCCGCCAACCAACTCTTTAACATCCGCGAGATTAAACGCACCTATCCCCTCATCAGTAGCGGTATTTTACTCGCCGATGTGATTAGTGGGTTTTCCCTCCCCGCACTGCTGAGGGTCGTGGGACTGAATAACGTCCTCGTAGCCTCCTGCGTGATGATGCTGTTAGGGGCATTTTTGCTATTTTACCTAAGTCGAACCTACAAACAAGCCTTTCCCGATGCTCCCCGGACCAGCACCCTCGAAAATGAACCGGATTTCACCAATCGCCGACTGGGCGGCCCTCTAAAAGGCTATGTGATTCCCCTGTTTGGATTTTTTATCCTCGCCGAAGCCTTACATCTCGTCGTTGACTTCCTATTTTTAAGTGAATTAGAACAGCAAAACCCCGCAGGACAAGATTTGGCGATCGGGATTGCCAGCTTCCTCGGCGTCTTTAACGGCATCCTGGGACTCTTTGAACTGGTGATGCAGTGGTTTGCCTCCAGCCGGATTGTGGAACGATTCGGGGTCTTTGCTGCTGCCACCCTCTTACCCGCTGCGGTGGTGTTACTCAGCGCCTTTTCCCTGACCCCGATCCTGCCCTTCTTTTGGGGGCTGGTTTCCCTAAAATTTATTGAAGAACTCCTCAAATACACCCTAATCGAAGGCACCGGTCCCGTCTTTTTCCAACCCCTCCCCGATAGCATTCGCAGTAACATTCAATCGATGGTGAATGGCATCGCCGAACCCCTGGCAGTCGGGGTAACCGGCGTGGCAATTTTAGCCGCGATTTGGGTGTGCCGGATGATCTTTCCGGAGGCGACCCCCCAAGAGATTTTGGGATATCAAGGCACGGTTTTCTTGGTGTCCGTAGTCCTGATGGGGTTAGGCTGGTTTTTCATCGTCTGGATCCTGCGATCGCGCTATCTCGGCTTATTAGTCTCCAGTGCCGAACGCGGACGCCTGGGGGTTTCCGATGTGGATATGCGAGCGTTAAAGCGCACCGTGGTAGAAACCCTCGAACAGAAAGGCAACGAAGACGATAAACGCTCCTGTATCGAATTGCTCACCCAAATTGACCCCGAGCACGTTGGCGAAGCCCTTGCCCCCCTCCTGCCCAATCTTCCCCCCAATTTGCAACGTCAAAGTCTGGAGGTGATGCTCAACCATCCGAATCCGACTTACACCCCCCATCTGCGAACCCTGCTCAACCAATCTGTTACCCCCGAAGTCTTAGCTTTGGCGTTGCGCTATATCTGGCTAACGGAACCGGAATTGGATATCGAGCAATTGCGCCCCTATCTGCGTGCCGATGTAGACCCGGTGGTTCGCGGGACTGCCGCCTCCTCCATCATGCGTCGAGGCAACCGCGAACAAAAAGCCGAAGCGACCAACGCCCTGCGCCATATGTTGACCCACAAACAGGAACGGGAACGGGTGATGGGTTGTCGAGCTTTGGGAGAAGCGGATTATTTGCAAGGGTTACGACTGTTTATCCCCAATCTGCTCCAGGATGAGTCTTTGCGAGTCCGTTGCGCCCTGTTGGAGGTGATTGCATCGACTCATTTAGAAGAGTATTATCCCTCGCTGTTGCGGGGACTTTACTATAAATCAACCCGGGAGTCAGCGATGCGGGCTTTGGTGCGCTTGGAGAATGAAATTCTCGATCGCCTCGTGGCCCTGGCTGAAGATATTCATAAGCCCGATTTAGTCCGGATGCACGCTTGGACGGCGATCGGTCAGATTGGCACCCTGGAATCCCTGAATGTGTTGGTGAATCATCTGGTCACCAGTTGGGGGACCACCCGACGCAACATCCTCCGCATTCTGTTAAAAATTCCCAAGGAAGGCGGAATTGAAGGGGTTTTAGATCGGATTGGTCGCAGTGGGGTGGAAATGTTAATCGACCAAGAATTGATGTTGATGGGTCAAATTTATCAGGCCCTCATCGGACTCAATCCGGAAGAAACCGGGGGACGGGAAGCGAATCTGCTGCGCCGTGCTTTGCGGGATGTGATTTCCGATTCCGTGGACCGCTTGTTTTTACTGATGAAGTTTCTCTATCCCCTCGGGTCGATTCAAGCTGCGGCTTTTAATTTAAAGTCCGGTGTACGCACAAATATGGCGCGAGGGTTGGAAATTTTGGATAATACTTTGGATATTCCGAGTAAGCGGATTTTGCTGAGTATTCTCGATCGCCGTGCGGATGAGGAAAAACTCCAGAGTCTCGCGGAATTAATTGCGATCGAATCCCTCTCTCCGAGCGATCGCCTCCGGCGCTTGGTGGACCTACGCCACTTTATTTCCGAGTGGCCCCTGGCTTGTTGTTTTCACCTAGCGCGGGCTTCTCGCTGGAGTTTGACAGGGGAACAAACCCTGGCCTGTTTGAACCATCCGAAAAGTTTTGTGCGCGAAGCTGTGTTAGCCTACCTGAAAGTGGCCTCTCCTCGCGCCCTCGTCGAACTGTTGCCCCGGATGAAAAACGATCGCGATCGCCTCGTTGCCTCTCAAGTCGAGGAAATGATGGCGGAATTGGGCATTGCGGATTCACCGAGTGCCGCCTCATCCACTGCCGGAGGCCCCCAGGGTTTTCCCAATTATCCAGGTATCCCCGGGTTGGAAGCGACCTAA